Proteins encoded in a region of the Zea mays cultivar B73 chromosome 2, Zm-B73-REFERENCE-NAM-5.0, whole genome shotgun sequence genome:
- the LOC100283681 gene encoding beta-expansin 3 precursor: MASSRALALALFLLCALLPAPPVSATLLFGGGESAKKAGVDAEWRPATATWYGEAEGDGSDGGACGYGTLVDVVPMKARVGSVSPVLFKDGEGCGACYKVRCLDRGVCSRRAVTVVVTDECPGGLCAFGRTHFDLSGAAFSRMAVAGAGGRLRDRGQLSVVYRRTACKYGGKNIAFRVNEGSTNFWLSLLVEFEDGEGDIGSMQIKQANSVEWLDMRHVWGATWCLVRGPLVGPFSVRLTTLSARKTLTARDVIPRNWTPKATYTSRLNFQPSL; encoded by the exons ATGGCTTCCTCTCgcgctctcgctctcgctctcttcctcctctgcgccctgCTGCCCGCGCCCCCTGTCTCGGCCACATTGCTGTTCGGCGGCGGCGAGTCGGCCAAGAAGGCGGGCGTCGACGCGGAGTGGCGGCCGGCCACTGCGACGTGGTACGGCGAGGCAGAGGGCGACGGCAGCGACG GCGGCGCGTGCGGGTACGGGACGCTGGTGGACGTGGTGCCGATGAAGGCGCGGGTGGGGTCGGTGAGCCCCGTGCTGTTCAAGGACGGCGAGGGCTGCGGCGCCTGCTACAAGGTCAGGTGCCTGGACCGCGGCGTGTGCTCGCGCCGTGCCGTCACGGTGGTCGTCACGGACGAGTGCCCCGGCGGGCTGTGCGCGTTCGGCCGCACCCACTTCGACCTCAGCGGCGCCGCGTTCAGCAGGATGGCCGTCGCCGGGGCCGGCGGCCGGCTGCGCGACCGGGGCCAGCTGTCCGTCGTGTACAGGAG GACGGCCTGCAAGTACGGCGGGAAGAACATCGCGTTCCGTGTGAACGAGGGCTCGACTAACTTCTGGCTCTCGCTGCTCGTCGAGTTCGAGGACGGCGAGGGCGACATAGGATCCATGCAGATAAAGCAG GCCAACTCGGTGGAGTGGCTGGACATGCGGCACGTGTGGGGGGCAACCTGGTGCCTGGTGCGGGGCCCGCTCGTGGGCCCCTTCTCCGTGAGGCTCACCACGCTGTCCGCGCGGAAGACGCTCACGGCCCGCGACGTGATCCCCAGGAACTGGACGCCCAAGGCCACCTACACCTCGCGCCTCAACTTCCAGCCGTCTCTCTAG
- the LOC100283681 gene encoding beta-expansin 3 isoform X1, with product MASSRALALALFLLCALLPAPPVSATLLFGGGESAKKAGVDAEWRPATATWYGEAEGDGSDGGACGYGTLVDVVPMKARVGSVSPVLFKDGEGCGACYKVRCLDRGVCSRRAVTVVVTDECPGGLCAFGRTHFDLSGAAFSRMAVAGAGGRLRDRGQLSVVYRRTACKYGGKNIAFRVNEGSTNFWLSLLVEFEDGEGDIGSMQIKQVYDVKLEANGNYKTVLNYDS from the exons ATGGCTTCCTCTCgcgctctcgctctcgctctcttcctcctctgcgccctgCTGCCCGCGCCCCCTGTCTCGGCCACATTGCTGTTCGGCGGCGGCGAGTCGGCCAAGAAGGCGGGCGTCGACGCGGAGTGGCGGCCGGCCACTGCGACGTGGTACGGCGAGGCAGAGGGCGACGGCAGCGACG GCGGCGCGTGCGGGTACGGGACGCTGGTGGACGTGGTGCCGATGAAGGCGCGGGTGGGGTCGGTGAGCCCCGTGCTGTTCAAGGACGGCGAGGGCTGCGGCGCCTGCTACAAGGTCAGGTGCCTGGACCGCGGCGTGTGCTCGCGCCGTGCCGTCACGGTGGTCGTCACGGACGAGTGCCCCGGCGGGCTGTGCGCGTTCGGCCGCACCCACTTCGACCTCAGCGGCGCCGCGTTCAGCAGGATGGCCGTCGCCGGGGCCGGCGGCCGGCTGCGCGACCGGGGCCAGCTGTCCGTCGTGTACAGGAG GACGGCCTGCAAGTACGGCGGGAAGAACATCGCGTTCCGTGTGAACGAGGGCTCGACTAACTTCTGGCTCTCGCTGCTCGTCGAGTTCGAGGACGGCGAGGGCGACATAGGATCCATGCAGATAAAGCAG GTCTACGACGTGAAATTAGAAGCGAACGGTAATTATAAAACTGTTCTAAATTATGACAGTTAG